The nucleotide window ACGTGATTGTATCGTTAAAAAGGAAGGTCCGTACTACTATGTAAGTAGGTTCATCGGTGTCAACATCACTGAATCAGTAACCGAAAAATCAACCGAAGAAAAAGCCATGATGATGGAGTATTTCGAACGCGCGATCTCATCACTGAAATCTGTTGCAAAACTTTCGGTGCTCGTCCACAACGTCGATTTGAGGAAGGCGATCGAAGAGATAAAATCGAAGAGGAGTTGGTGTGAGACAAAGATAGCACAACTTCGCGCATCCAGCGACCCGAACAAGGAAGGTGAGATAACCCGATTGGAAAGGGAAGTGGCCATGTACAACAAACTCCTTGAAAGGATGAACACTGGTGAAAGACCTATGGAAGTGATCGCCTACATCATGACAACTGCAAAGGGCGCGTCAAGAGAAGAAGCAATGGCGCAGGCGCGTGCACAGGCAATGGAGATCAAATCCGTTGTCGGTAACGCATTGAACGTCGAAACCTTTGACCTGAAAGGCGAAGATATGGAGTTATGTTTTATGTTCGAAAGAACGATCCCGCCAACAGAAGAAGAATTCAAAAACGTGATATACTGAAGGGGTTGAGGTCGGATGGGAATGCTCAGGGTCAACAGAGTAGTCAGCAGTGAGATAGGTGCCAGAAGATTCTTTGTACATCCGCCAGAACCGCCTGCAAAAGTGATCATAGATAATCCGACGGATTCGATATACCTTGCCAAAACAAAGATGCTCAATGTGCCGTATTTCTGGGATTTCAAAAAACTTGTCAACCCCCATATATGCGTGATGGGTGTTACAGGTGCGGGAAAATCGTACCTCGTCAAAACATTCCTGACACGGGCAAATCTGGTATGGAATACTAACGCTCTCATCATCGATTGGGTTGGTGAATACATCGACTGGGTTAAACAGGTGAACGGTAAAGTGATTTCGTTGGGTAAAGGGGATTACATCAACCTGTTGGACCTGGCGGGTATGAAACCTATGGACAGAGTTAAACAGGTCATCACCGCACTTGAGATGCTTACAGACCTTGAAGAATACCCGTTACAGAAGAGGTTCACTGAGAAGGCCATAGAACAGGCGTATGTGAGGAAAGGGTTTTCATTGGTTGAAAGGGACCAGGGCAAAAGAAAACCGCCCACGCTTAACGACGTAATAAAAGAACTGCAGAGGATGAAGAGACAGGAGAAAAGCGAGGATAAAAAAGATGAGATAGACCAAGCAATAGACAGACTGAGAAAATACACGATAAAAGGTAACGATTATTTTGCCAAACAATCGACATTGAAGATAGACAAACTCATATCGAGCGGTCTGGTGTGTTTGGACCTTCACGGGTTACCGTCCGAAGAGACACGAAGTTTGGCAGGGTTAACGATCCTTCAGTTTATCAAAGAGATGATGAGGGACGAAGGATGGCATCCTGGGAAGGGGTTGAAACTCTTCGTTGTAGCCGATGAGGCGTGGAAGATCGCAAAGGATGACCGTAGCGACCTCGTCACTATCGTCAGAGAAGGGAGAAAGTACCAGTTCGGGTTGATCGTAGCCAGCCAGAACCCTACCGACGTAAGCAAGACCATCTTTTCCAACGTCGGGACGTTGTTCATAATGAGATTGCTCCTGAAAGAGTTCCGCGATTACGTTAAGAGTTCTGTGGGGTACTCGGATTTCATCGACCAGGCAATCGGACGGTTCAGTGTTGGCGAGTGTGCAGTATACCAGGCTTTCTATGAAAGGACCGGGTACGCAGAAACGTTCTTATTGAACCGTATAGATGGTGAAGAACCGTTAAAAATGTATACCATAATAGGTGATAACATGGACCTCAAATTTGAAAAGGAGGAGTTCAGAAGGAAGTTGTTAGATTTCGGACTGGATGATAAACAGGTAGGTGAAGTATGTTTAGAGTTCGAAAAGAATGAGAACAAACTGAACGTGTTGAAATTTGTACGGATGCTGGAGAGGTACGGGTTTGCAAGGTCGGTAATCGTAGGGTTGCTGAGGGATCTGGGTGTCCGCGAATCGGACATCATAAACATATTCGCTAAACTCCAGAGGATGAAACTCGGTGTGGAGGCTGACAAGATTACTAAACTGGTGGTTGAATGAAGACCCTGAGGAAACGACAGGAAAAGAAGAAGGAGGACCAGGTCAAAATCAAAACGATTACAATCAAAGGGAAATTCAACGTAAAAAATATAGCGGATAAACTCGGCGAGTTGGGGTTCAACAGGATATCGACGGGTAAAACATCAACGCGTCTGATGTACGTGGAAAGCGAGACGTTGTCCAAAAAGCCGTACAGATACATAGAGTTCATCGTAACACCCACCGGTCTTTCGGTGAACTTTACAATAACACCCGAAACTAACGAGAAGAAAAGGATCATAGATGTGTCGGAACTGTTGTTAAGATTTTTGATCTATGCCGGGTACGAGAATGTAGACATGAAACCGATATTCAGAACAATACTTGAGGGTATGGCAGGAGTACGCGAAATCATCGATACAAACTACGAGGTGCTGATAAACAAACACGAGAAACTCAAAAAAGAACACGAGAATACAGTAAAGAAACTCGAAGAAACCATGAAAGCTCTGGAATCCGCAGACAGAAGGTTACAGTCAATGGAACGCAAGGTTCAGGAGTTGGAACAGAGGATCAAAGAACTCGAAGTTGTAAGTGATGAGAGTCTTAAAGAGATGCTTATAGAATGGCTCAAACTGCATCAAGGTAAGATAAACGTCTACCAGTTCGCTAAACTGCACGGGTTACCGACGGCACGTGTTGAAGAAGGATTGGACCGGCTGATGAAGGAGGGATACATTGAAAAGGTCTAGGTCGGGTAGAAGTGTGAGAAGGGCAAAAGGTACAGAAAACCGAACGGGTAGAGGTAAGGAGTTAAACTTTGCCTTTCTTAAACCTGCAAGGGTCGAACGGGAATTCATCATAGTCGATAAAAGAAAGAAAAAATCCGGTTTGTTATCAAGGTTGTTCAACCTTAAGAGATAGTGCACACCTGTGATCCCATGGACAGAATAACCTTCAACGGGTTATCCATAACCATATTCGACGATGTTTATAGTCCGGCAGAAGATACATGGCTACTTATGAAAAGCATCGGAAAGGAGGATTATGTAGGAAAATCGGTTTTGGATATGGGATGCGGAACGGGTATCATCGGTTTATCCCTGGCCGCCGAAGCCGAGCATGTAGACCTTGCGGACGTTAGCCCGTCGGCCGTGAAGAATACCGCACTGAACATCGAGACAAACGGGATAAGGAATGCCCGTGTTATCGAAAGCGACCTGTTCAACCGAATAAAAGGCAGATACGATTTAATACTGTTCAATCCGCCGTATCTTCCAACGGATGCAGAAACATCGGTACCGGGAATCATAAACATGGCTTTTGACGGAGGTAGGGACGGTGCGGACACGATAGTCAGGTTCCTGAAACGTCTGGGTAACCATCTCAAACCGTCCGGAAAAGCCTATCTGGTATTAAGTTCTCTAACGAACATCCGTAGAATAGATAAAACCCTCGCTGAAACCGGATTCGTAAAAGAGACGGTGAACACCGAAGACTTCTTCTTCGAACGGTTGATCTGTTATCGGGTGAAGAGGTGTAGATGACATGCAGAAAGAAGATATCAAGTTCGTACTGGCAGAACCTGAATATCCCATAAACATAGGTATGGTTGCAAGGGTGCTGAGGAATTTCGGGTTCAAAGAACTCAGGATTGTCAATCCGCAATGTCCCATCGATAAAACCGCATTCATGTTTGCCAAACACGGAAAAGACCTCCTGGAACGGGCAAAAGTCTACGCAACCGTCGATGATGCGGTGGCTGATTGCAAATTCGTCATAGGCACTACGGGCGTGCTCAGGAGACATAAACGCACCGTAAGAAACCCGATCGACCTTAGAACGTTCAAGCAAAGGTCGTTCGACGGAAAGGTAGCGTTGCTGTTCGGAAGGGAAGGTATAGGGTTGACGGAAGAAGAGATCAATAAATGCGATTTTCATGTCACGATACCTACCGATAAAGAGTATCCGATACTGAACCTTTCCCATGCGGTTGCCATCACGGCGTACGAGTTGAGCGGGTTCAAAATCGTTGCCAGACATTCGAAAAAGAATAAGGAGAACATGTTCAGGATTTACGACATGCTCGTGGACAGTCTATCGAAACATCTGGAAAACCCTGATAAGTTCAAAATCGTATTCAGGAGAGTGGTGGGCAGAGCAGCCATACGCGATGATGAGATCAATGTGCTGACCGGACTGTTCAGTTATATAATCCGAGAGATTCGTCGGACCGATAAGGTTGACTAACAGTAGAGAAAACGGATGTAAAAACGAATGGATGAAGGATTCATTTCTTCCTTATCCGTTTCACTATCTTTATCTTTGTCGGTGTAAGTATCACCTTATCGTTGTCTATCCGTGCAATGTCGCCGTTTATCTTCTTGGTATGCGTTTTCAACGCTGTTATCACGTTCTGAAGTTTTTTGGGCCACTTTGTCATACGGGAGATGTTCAGCAGAACGATATTGCCCTTCTTAAGTTCCTCCATTATCACCGTTGTATCATCTTCGCGTTCCAAAGCGATAGGTATGATGTAATGGTCTGCGGGTTCGTGGAGAACGTCAACCTCCTCCATCTCAACAGTATCCATATACTCTTCAAGGTCTATTCCTTTATTCATACCGAGTGTGCTGGTCAGTTTTTCTATAATACCCATAATGATCACCTCATCAGTATTATTTGAACCAATAAGATTAAAAAATAATCTGTATTATAAATCTTTCTGTGGTCGTATGCCTTCATTCTTAGAAATACTATCAAAGAAATCGGTTTTTAAAGACAGGAATGCGTTATCACCACATTATCTACCTCCGACGTTACCTTTCCGTGAGAAGGAGATAAAAACAATCATGAGGATAGTCAGCCCGGCACTCAAAGGTGACCGACCGCACAACCTCGTGATCTACGGTAAGACAGGCACCGGGAAAACGGCAAGCGTAAAACATGTCATGAAAGAGTTTGAAAAGCACAGCGGTGACAGAGCCTTCATGTGTTACGTTAACTGTAGAATGTACAACACCAAATATCGTGTGATACAGAAGATTGTCAAAACATATGTTGAAGGAATGGATAAGAGCGGGTTCGGTATAACCACTTTGTACGAGAAGTTGTTGGACTGGATCGAAAGCAAGGGAGCGTATCTGATTGTGGTGTTGGACGAGATAGATATGGTGAAAGACCTGGACGGATTGATATACACGCTGACCAGAGCCAACGATGAACTTAAAAGGGGAGGGATATCGCTGATAGGTATATCGAACAAGTTGTCTTTTAAAGAGATGTTGGACCCGAGAAGCAAAAGCAGCCTCTATGAGACGGAGTGCATATTCCCGCCGTACACGGCTGTTGAACTTCAGGAGATCCTCAGACAGAGGGTAGAACTCAGTTTCAAAGAAGGGGTTGTGGAAGATTCAGCGATCAATCTGGCGGCGGCGATAACCGCTCAGGAGACGGGTGACGCGAGGTACGCGTTGAAACTTATGTTAAAGGCCGGTGAGATAGCCGATGAGAAAGGGTTGAACAAAATCACTGATAAAGAGGTAGAACTGGCAAGGGTAGGTGTGGATGACGACCTTGCTGCAGAAACGATTGTAACACTACCGGACCATCAACAGTTCGTTCTGTTAGCGATAGCCAATCTCACGATTTACGGGAGCAGGTATTCAAAACTGAACGATGTTGAAACAGGGTTTCTGTTCTCCGGTGAGGTGTACGAAGAATACAGGAAGGTGTGCAAAGAGTATCACAAAAAACCCAGGACCGCAAGATGGTACCAGGAATACTTAAACGACCTCGAGATGTTGGGTCTTATCACGACCGTAGAAAGCGGTAAAGGGATACGTGGACACACGAGGCTGATAAGGATAGGATACTCTGCCGAATCCGTGAAATCGATCATCGAACGTAACTTCCAGATGCGTGGAAGTTTCAGTGCCGAGGGGGTGTCATGAGATATACTGCCGCATTTTTCACCCTGGTGGTTGCATACTTCTTGCTCTCAGGATGTTTGACAACTGCTCAGGACCTGTCTGCGTGCAACGCAATAGGTAACAGTACGGGACGTAACATATGTCTGACTAATTATTGGTTGGCAAGGTATCGCGACTCCCATAACCCTGCCGCTTCTATGGTCTGTGCGAGTATGCCGGAGGTCGACAAATATAAATGTTACTACGCATTCGCTATCGAAGCAGCAGGGTCAGGTAACAGAACCCATGCGGTAGAGTTCTGCGAACAGATCACCAACCCGTTCGCAAGTTCTATACTCGATGACCCGGTACCGATCAGAAACAGATGCTATACGGACATAGCGGTGATACTGGGTGATTCTACGATATGCAACCATATCACGGATGTTCACATGGATTACTTCGGTCTGTTAAAGATCGCTAATGAGACAGAACTTAAAGAACTGTGCAGGGAAGAGGTTAACGCAGCGGCGAACAGTAGACCTCCTTTTTCGTAGGTGGATCGATGAGGATCGTGTTGACAGGTGTCCCGGGAACAGGTAAAACCACTGTATGCAAAAACCTTGCCAGAAGGATAAAACACAGATGTATCTCCCTGAACAGCATCATTGAAAGGTATCATGTTTACTTCTACATAGATAAGAAGGACGGTTCAAAAGTTGTGGATATGAAAAAACTGAGCGATTATGTAACCAATATGCTGGCCGGAGAGGACAGGTACATCGTTGAAGGTCATCTGGCATGCGAGTTCTTTATACCTGCAGACCTTGTGATAGTCCTGCGTACACATCCGCGAATCCTGGAGAAGAGACTTAAAAAGAGAAGGTACAACAAACAGAA belongs to Candidatus Micrarchaeota archaeon and includes:
- a CDS encoding adenylate kinase family protein encodes the protein MRIVLTGVPGTGKTTVCKNLARRIKHRCISLNSIIERYHVYFYIDKKDGSKVVDMKKLSDYVTNMLAGEDRYIVEGHLACEFFIPADLVIVLRTHPRILEKRLKKRRYNKQKVKDNVVCELIDYCVIKSENVYNKQNVPVVEVNTTNKSVEKVVSEILEIIKGVRKPKHIDWSSRMFRSNVDFIRQLENL
- the sepF gene encoding cell division protein SepF, which encodes MGIIEKLTSTLGMNKGIDLEEYMDTVEMEEVDVLHEPADHYIIPIALEREDDTTVIMEELKKGNIVLLNISRMTKWPKKLQNVITALKTHTKKINGDIARIDNDKVILTPTKIKIVKRIRKK
- a CDS encoding ATP-binding protein, which codes for MGMLRVNRVVSSEIGARRFFVHPPEPPAKVIIDNPTDSIYLAKTKMLNVPYFWDFKKLVNPHICVMGVTGAGKSYLVKTFLTRANLVWNTNALIIDWVGEYIDWVKQVNGKVISLGKGDYINLLDLAGMKPMDRVKQVITALEMLTDLEEYPLQKRFTEKAIEQAYVRKGFSLVERDQGKRKPPTLNDVIKELQRMKRQEKSEDKKDEIDQAIDRLRKYTIKGNDYFAKQSTLKIDKLISSGLVCLDLHGLPSEETRSLAGLTILQFIKEMMRDEGWHPGKGLKLFVVADEAWKIAKDDRSDLVTIVREGRKYQFGLIVASQNPTDVSKTIFSNVGTLFIMRLLLKEFRDYVKSSVGYSDFIDQAIGRFSVGECAVYQAFYERTGYAETFLLNRIDGEEPLKMYTIIGDNMDLKFEKEEFRRKLLDFGLDDKQVGEVCLEFEKNENKLNVLKFVRMLERYGFARSVIVGLLRDLGVRESDIINIFAKLQRMKLGVEADKITKLVVE
- a CDS encoding methyltransferase — protein: MDRITFNGLSITIFDDVYSPAEDTWLLMKSIGKEDYVGKSVLDMGCGTGIIGLSLAAEAEHVDLADVSPSAVKNTALNIETNGIRNARVIESDLFNRIKGRYDLILFNPPYLPTDAETSVPGIINMAFDGGRDGADTIVRFLKRLGNHLKPSGKAYLVLSSLTNIRRIDKTLAETGFVKETVNTEDFFFERLICYRVKRCR
- a CDS encoding RNA methyltransferase — translated: MQKEDIKFVLAEPEYPINIGMVARVLRNFGFKELRIVNPQCPIDKTAFMFAKHGKDLLERAKVYATVDDAVADCKFVIGTTGVLRRHKRTVRNPIDLRTFKQRSFDGKVALLFGREGIGLTEEEINKCDFHVTIPTDKEYPILNLSHAVAITAYELSGFKIVARHSKKNKENMFRIYDMLVDSLSKHLENPDKFKIVFRRVVGRAAIRDDEINVLTGLFSYIIREIRRTDKVD
- a CDS encoding orc1/cdc6 family replication initiation protein, with translation MPSFLEILSKKSVFKDRNALSPHYLPPTLPFREKEIKTIMRIVSPALKGDRPHNLVIYGKTGTGKTASVKHVMKEFEKHSGDRAFMCYVNCRMYNTKYRVIQKIVKTYVEGMDKSGFGITTLYEKLLDWIESKGAYLIVVLDEIDMVKDLDGLIYTLTRANDELKRGGISLIGISNKLSFKEMLDPRSKSSLYETECIFPPYTAVELQEILRQRVELSFKEGVVEDSAINLAAAITAQETGDARYALKLMLKAGEIADEKGLNKITDKEVELARVGVDDDLAAETIVTLPDHQQFVLLAIANLTIYGSRYSKLNDVETGFLFSGEVYEEYRKVCKEYHKKPRTARWYQEYLNDLEMLGLITTVESGKGIRGHTRLIRIGYSAESVKSIIERNFQMRGSFSAEGVS